The following coding sequences lie in one Notolabrus celidotus isolate fNotCel1 chromosome 20, fNotCel1.pri, whole genome shotgun sequence genomic window:
- the gper1 gene encoding G-protein coupled estrogen receptor 1 has protein sequence MWPLIQDSPTTVSMEVQTTSVVWIYVNSTEHLNTSFDYNTTDLTENSNTKSYIIGLFLSCLYTILLFPIGFIGNILILVVNLNHREKMTIPDLYFVNLAVADLILVADSLIEVFNLNEKYYDYAVLCTFMSLFLQVNMYSSIFFLTWMSFDRYVALANSISSSPLRTMQHAKLSCGLIWMASILATLLPFTIVQTQHRGEVHFCFANVIEIQWLEVTIGFLVPFSIIGLCYSLIGRILMRAQKHRGLWPRRQKALRMIVVVVLVFFICWLPENVFISIQLLQGTADPAQRTATTLWHDYPLTGHIVNLAAFSNSCLNPIIYSFLGETFRDKLRLFIKQKASWSVVNRFCHHGLDLHLSVRHDVSEV, from the coding sequence ATGTGGCCTCTGATTCAAGACAGTCCAACCACAGTCAGTATGGAAGTGCAGACAACCTCTGTAGTCTGGATTTATGTGAACAGTACAGAACACCTGAACACTTCGTTTGACTACAACACCACAGATTTGACTGAAAACTCAAACACAAAATCGTACATCATTGGTCTCTTCCTGTCCTGCCTGTACACCATCCTCCTCTTTCCTATCGGATTTATTGGCAACATCTTGATCCTAGTAGTGAACCTGAACCACAGAGAGAAGATGACCATCCCCGACCTGTATTTTGTTAACCTCGCTGTCGCCGACCTCATCCTGGTGGCAGATTCCCTCATCGAGGTCTTCAATCTGAATGAAAAGTACTACGACTACGCCGTTCTCTGCACCTTCATGTCTCTTTTCCTGCAGGTCAACATGTACAGCAGCATCTTCTTCCTCACCTGGATGAGCTTTGACAGATACGTCGCCTTGGCTAACTCTATAAGCAGCAGCCCGCTGCGGACTATGCAGCACGCTAAGCTCAGCTGCGGCCTCATCTGGATGGCGTCCATCCTTGCTACGCTTCTCCCCTTCACCATTGTGCAGACGCAGCACAGGGGCGAGGTGCACTTCTGCTTCGCTAACGTCATTGAGATCCAGTGGCTGGAGGTTACTATCGGCTTTTTGGTGCCCTTCTCCATCATTGGTCTGTGCTACTCTCTAATCGGGCGAATCCTCATGAGGGCACAGAAGCACCGTGGTCTGTGGCCGCGACGACAGAAGGCCCTGCGCATGATCGTTGTGGTGGTTCTGGTGTTCTTTATCTGCTGGCTGCCGGAGAACGTCTTCATTAGcatccagctgctgcagggCACAGCCGACCCGGCACAGAGGACAGCTACCACCCTGTGGCACGACTACCCGCTCACGGGCCACATCGTTAACCTGGCTGCTTTCTCCAACAGCTGCCTCAACCCCATTATCTACAGCTTTCTGGGAGAAACCTTCAGGGACAAGCTGCGGCTCTTCATAAAGCAGAAGGCCAGCTGGTCAGTGGTGAACCGCTTCTGTCACCACGGCCTCGATTTACACCTCTCTGTCCGGCACGACGTGTCAGAGGTGTGA